A single Ignavibacteriales bacterium DNA region contains:
- a CDS encoding TonB-dependent receptor: MKVPVYLTALLFLFAQAVFPAEGPSGSVTGRITDAVTRQPLPGVNILVTGTTYGAATDAQGKFEITGLPVGTYILRISFLGYEPVYISDVVVRSSRATVVEHALREAAVETGEILVEGGKYFETTAGTTVSTQTMGYEEIRRSAGAAGDVLRLVQVMPGVVIANDTRNDLIVRGGTPAENLIIIDNIEFPSINHYASQNSSGGPISMLNTEFINEANFLSGGFNAQYGDRLSSVLDISLREGSRQNHAFDLEMGLAGFGAMAEGPLAGKGSYIFSLRRSYLELLKDAIALTAVPEYWNYNTKFVFEPDNSNKLWLVSMGGIDEIDFNVDPNDPEDPSMNGVKDEGWQSVTGLNWQHLYGNSGFGVLGLSDGIYFDKSLVTDEQNGGITILSQNSYDGVTNLRYDATLNFRKTGILKAGAMLKRIRARYDLSQPFGLENSFSSDTARVNAVFISENYTSYLPSVYAEFSPELGGLLEVTAGLRYDRFSVLGESEISPRISARFHATDKLSFSGAYGIYYQSPSLIYIKADPLNEQLKPIRSRQAVIGSNYFPVPDIRISLEGYYKVYDRYPVSTEYTALTLANTGDSFGAGGLLFPMVSEGTGTSYGLELYLQKKLTDNLYGQVSYSFSNTKHKALDGIERRASFDIPHIFTIVGGYKSGEWELSAKFAYSKGRPYTPFDQAVSFAQNRGVLDMTKLNGARLPDYQRLDLRMDKRFNYEGWSMVFFVEILNVYNHKNIQNYIWNPKTRRQASLNQYSFLPAAGFNLKF, encoded by the coding sequence ATGAAAGTACCAGTTTATCTCACAGCACTGCTGTTTCTTTTTGCGCAGGCGGTTTTTCCGGCGGAAGGACCGTCAGGTTCAGTTACAGGAAGAATAACGGATGCAGTAACCCGCCAGCCGCTGCCGGGGGTTAATATCCTTGTGACGGGAACTACCTATGGTGCCGCGACCGATGCACAGGGAAAGTTTGAAATTACCGGTCTTCCTGTGGGGACGTATATCCTGCGCATCTCTTTTCTGGGCTATGAGCCGGTATATATATCTGATGTTGTAGTACGCAGCAGCAGAGCAACGGTCGTGGAACATGCCCTGCGTGAAGCAGCGGTAGAGACTGGCGAGATTCTGGTTGAAGGGGGGAAATACTTTGAAACAACCGCGGGAACCACGGTAAGCACACAGACGATGGGTTATGAGGAAATACGTAGAAGTGCCGGAGCCGCGGGGGATGTTCTCAGACTCGTGCAGGTAATGCCGGGTGTGGTTATTGCAAACGATACACGGAACGATCTGATTGTCCGCGGAGGCACGCCGGCGGAAAATCTTATTATAATAGATAATATTGAATTCCCCTCAATTAATCATTACGCTTCCCAGAACAGCAGCGGCGGGCCGATAAGTATGTTGAACACTGAGTTTATCAATGAGGCGAACTTTCTCTCCGGAGGATTTAACGCGCAGTATGGCGACCGGCTCTCCTCGGTGCTGGATATATCACTCAGGGAAGGGAGCAGGCAGAATCATGCTTTTGATCTGGAGATGGGACTCGCCGGATTTGGAGCAATGGCTGAAGGGCCGCTTGCCGGCAAGGGATCATATATATTCTCACTCAGAAGAAGCTATCTTGAACTGCTGAAGGATGCCATCGCGCTCACCGCGGTTCCAGAATACTGGAATTATAATACAAAATTTGTCTTTGAACCGGATAACAGCAATAAACTCTGGCTGGTGAGCATGGGGGGTATTGATGAAATAGACTTTAACGTGGATCCGAATGACCCCGAAGACCCAAGCATGAACGGTGTTAAGGATGAGGGCTGGCAGTCAGTGACCGGACTCAACTGGCAGCATCTCTACGGAAATTCAGGATTCGGTGTTCTGGGATTATCAGACGGTATATACTTTGACAAATCACTGGTAACCGATGAGCAGAATGGCGGTATAACCATCCTGAGCCAGAACAGTTACGACGGAGTTACCAATCTGCGGTATGATGCAACTCTGAACTTCAGAAAGACCGGCATCCTGAAAGCAGGCGCCATGCTCAAACGAATCAGGGCACGGTATGATCTTTCTCAGCCCTTCGGTCTGGAGAACTCATTTTCTTCCGACACCGCAAGAGTAAACGCAGTGTTTATTTCGGAGAATTATACATCCTATCTGCCATCGGTATATGCAGAGTTCTCGCCTGAACTTGGCGGGTTATTAGAAGTGACCGCCGGACTCAGGTATGACCGGTTTTCAGTACTGGGTGAATCGGAAATCAGTCCGCGTATTTCTGCACGCTTTCATGCAACCGACAAACTATCATTTTCGGGGGCTTACGGCATCTACTATCAGTCTCCGTCACTTATCTATATAAAAGCAGATCCGCTGAATGAGCAGCTAAAGCCTATCCGGTCAAGACAGGCAGTCATCGGATCGAATTACTTTCCCGTACCAGATATCAGGATAAGTCTGGAAGGGTATTATAAAGTATATGACCGGTACCCTGTTAGTACTGAATATACCGCGCTCACTCTTGCAAATACGGGAGACAGTTTTGGGGCGGGGGGTCTGCTCTTCCCGATGGTGAGTGAAGGAACGGGAACATCATACGGGCTTGAACTGTATCTGCAGAAAAAACTGACAGATAATCTTTACGGTCAGGTAAGCTATTCGTTCTCAAACACAAAGCACAAGGCGCTTGACGGCATTGAACGGAGAGCCAGTTTTGATATACCTCATATCTTTACAATAGTCGGGGGATATAAATCGGGCGAATGGGAATTATCGGCAAAATTTGCCTACTCAAAAGGAAGACCATACACACCGTTTGATCAGGCAGTATCATTCGCGCAGAACAGAGGAGTACTTGATATGACAAAACTGAACGGCGCCAGACTGCCGGATTATCAGCGGCTTGATCTTCGCATGGATAAACGCTTCAACTATGAAGGATGGAGCATGGTATTCTTCGTAGAGATTCTGAATGTATATAATCATAAGAATATACAGAACTATATTTGGAATCCTAAAACCCGGAGGCAGGCATCCCTGAATCAGTATTCGTTTCTTCCCGCTGCCGGATTCAATCTGAAATTTTAA
- a CDS encoding NAD-dependent epimerase/dehydratase family protein, whose product MQTILGANGTIGRPLAKELLHYTDKVRLVSRNPKKINETDELFPADLSDPSQIDAAVAGSEVVYVLIGFEYSAKIWEEKWPRLIKAVIDSCERHNARLVFFDNMYAYDAASLGNMTEDAPLNPPSRKGAVRKQLIEMITMAISHGRINALIARAADFYGPDNERSFLIEVTVKNFLKGKKANWFCNPDKKHSFTYTPDAARATALLGNTDDAYNQAWHLPTHPDALTGREMIRLIAKEMHAKDDIMVVGRFLTGLLGLFMPVMKETKEMLYQYEGDYIFRSDKFEKRFGVKPTSYEEGVRETVKSFLQL is encoded by the coding sequence ATGCAGACTATACTAGGCGCTAACGGTACTATTGGCAGACCGCTTGCGAAAGAATTGTTACACTATACGGATAAAGTCAGATTAGTCAGCCGGAATCCGAAAAAGATAAATGAAACAGATGAACTTTTTCCGGCTGATCTGAGTGATCCCTCTCAGATTGATGCAGCCGTTGCGGGTTCTGAAGTTGTTTATGTTCTGATAGGATTTGAATACAGCGCTAAAATCTGGGAAGAAAAATGGCCGCGGCTGATTAAAGCGGTCATTGATTCCTGTGAAAGACATAATGCAAGGCTTGTCTTTTTTGATAATATGTATGCGTATGATGCTGCCTCACTAGGAAATATGACGGAAGATGCACCGCTTAACCCGCCGAGCCGCAAAGGTGCGGTAAGAAAGCAATTGATCGAAATGATTACTATGGCCATCAGTCATGGGAGAATAAATGCGCTGATTGCACGGGCGGCGGATTTCTACGGTCCGGATAATGAGAGAAGCTTTCTTATAGAAGTAACGGTTAAGAATTTTCTTAAAGGGAAAAAAGCAAACTGGTTTTGCAATCCAGACAAAAAACACTCATTCACCTATACCCCCGATGCTGCCAGAGCAACAGCACTGCTGGGGAACACAGATGATGCATATAATCAGGCCTGGCATCTTCCTACTCATCCGGATGCTCTTACCGGCAGAGAAATGATCAGACTGATCGCCAAAGAGATGCATGCCAAGGATGATATTATGGTGGTCGGCAGGTTTCTGACCGGACTGCTCGGACTTTTTATGCCGGTTATGAAGGAAACAAAAGAAATGCTCTACCAGTACGAAGGGGATTATATATTCAGGTCGGATAAGTTTGAAAAGCGTTTCGGGGTTAAGCCAACAAGCTATGAAGAGGGAGTGCGGGAGACGGTGAAAAGTTTTTTACAATTGTGA
- a CDS encoding T9SS type A sorting domain-containing protein, whose translation MKPFCSIVLFYSVFSLTTFAQSGWTPQSSGVDSKAWHVYFTDENNGWVPYNNGEVIRTTNGGAVWTKITPAPGGYLFGCYFLNNSTGWIAGLSGSIRKTTDGGATWTNQTSGTTSHVFRIKFFNENTGYAVAGNGFTGGAILKTTNGGTNWTSLPIKANEALSSIFFVNENKGWAAGIRGKITRTTDGGANWDTTSIPTYSELRNIHFISETTGWVVGGLPAVIAKTTDGGNSWVQQSPGVSDYLLSVFFTDENNGWASGDNGRIIKTTNGGTTWTTENVPGFMRLYHLHFVNQTTGFAVGDSGAIFKTGGTTSAFEQGEGIPSEFTLAQNYPNPFNPSTTVEFTLPVSSLVRLELYDVMGNKLATLLNETREAGKHSLPIDAETLSSGTYIYRLQAGTFSQVKKMILLK comes from the coding sequence ATGAAACCTTTCTGTTCTATTGTCCTGTTCTATTCTGTTTTTTCCCTGACAACATTTGCCCAATCGGGCTGGACACCCCAGTCAAGCGGTGTGGATTCCAAAGCCTGGCATGTTTATTTCACCGATGAAAATAATGGCTGGGTACCTTACAATAACGGGGAGGTTATCCGCACAACCAACGGAGGAGCTGTGTGGACAAAAATTACTCCCGCACCCGGCGGTTATCTTTTTGGCTGCTATTTTCTGAACAATTCAACCGGCTGGATTGCCGGATTATCCGGCTCAATAAGAAAAACCACCGATGGAGGAGCTACCTGGACAAACCAGACATCCGGAACCACCAGCCATGTCTTCAGAATCAAATTCTTCAATGAGAATACAGGTTACGCGGTAGCGGGGAATGGATTTACCGGCGGTGCGATCTTAAAAACAACAAATGGTGGAACGAACTGGACCTCACTTCCTATTAAAGCCAACGAAGCTCTTTCAAGCATCTTCTTTGTGAATGAAAACAAAGGCTGGGCTGCCGGCATCAGAGGAAAAATTACCCGTACAACTGACGGCGGAGCAAACTGGGATACAACTTCAATTCCAACATATTCAGAGTTGCGAAACATTCACTTTATCAGCGAAACAACCGGATGGGTAGTCGGCGGTCTTCCGGCTGTGATCGCAAAAACTACTGATGGCGGAAACTCCTGGGTTCAGCAGTCTCCAGGAGTATCGGATTATCTCCTCTCTGTTTTCTTTACAGATGAAAACAACGGCTGGGCTTCCGGTGATAACGGAAGAATAATAAAAACCACAAACGGAGGAACAACGTGGACTACGGAGAACGTCCCCGGCTTTATGCGGCTCTATCACCTCCATTTTGTAAATCAGACAACCGGATTTGCCGTGGGGGACAGCGGAGCAATATTTAAGACCGGAGGAACAACTTCAGCTTTTGAACAGGGTGAAGGCATTCCGTCAGAATTTACTTTGGCACAGAATTATCCAAACCCATTTAATCCTTCAACTACGGTAGAGTTCACACTGCCCGTGAGTTCTTTGGTGCGGCTTGAGCTGTATGATGTAATGGGCAATAAACTGGCTACTTTGCTCAATGAGACCAGAGAAGCCGGAAAACACTCCCTGCCGATTGATGCGGAGACTCTCAGCAGCGGTACGTATATATACCGTCTGCAGGCTGGTACATTTTCGCAGGTTAAGAAAATGATTCTTCTTAAGTAA
- the gyrA gene encoding DNA gyrase subunit A, which yields MANIFDKINPVTLEDELKSSYIDYSMSVIVSRALPDVRDGLKPVHRRVLFGMHELGMAHNRPYKKSARIVGEVLGKYHPHGDSAVYETMVRMVQDFSLRYPLVDGQGNFGSVDGDSAAAMRYTEARLAKIAGEMLRDLEKNTVNFAPNFDDTLQEPTVLPSYLPNLLVNGSSGIAVGMATNIPPHNLSEVVDGLIALIKNPEITGEKLMKHITAPDFPTGGIIFGYQGVRDAFLTGRGKIIVRAKANIETAKNGRESIIVTELPYQVNKAALQEKIAELVKEGKIEDISALRDESDRDGMRVVIELKRDAQPAVVLNQLFKHTQMQTTFGVIMLALVNGVPKVLTLKEIMQHFLTHRMDILIRRTKFDLDAAERRAHILEGYIIALDNIDEVIETIKKSRDVDSAKNNLMRKFKLSEIQAKAILDMRLQRLTGLERKKIEDEYREVIKLIEKLRGILDSEEKRNLIIKEELLALKEQYGDERRTEIIYDYTEFSLEDVIAEEDVVVTISHKGFIKRFPVSGYRKQARGGKGVSGAGTKDDDFIEHMFVASTHQYILFFTDKGKCYWLKVHEVPEGGRASRGKSIINLIEKEKDEQIAAFVAVKEFKDDQYLLMATKQGTVKKTVLSAYSNVRKSGINAISINNGDSLIGVKLTDGKSDIVLGTREGMAIRFHEDDVRDMGRTATGVRGITLGKKDEVVGVLAIKRQGSVLVVTETGFGKRSDIADYRLTKRGGKGVTTVKITEKTGKMITMMEVSDNEELMIISTGGMVIRQSVKELRVMGRNTQGNRLIRLKDGDAIADVSKIVPEDDDNAIA from the coding sequence ATGGCAAACATATTTGATAAAATAAATCCGGTCACGCTCGAAGATGAGCTGAAATCATCGTATATAGACTATTCGATGTCCGTAATCGTCTCCCGCGCGCTGCCCGATGTGCGCGACGGCCTGAAACCGGTTCACCGCCGCGTTCTCTTCGGAATGCACGAACTGGGTATGGCTCATAACCGCCCGTATAAAAAATCCGCGAGAATCGTGGGTGAAGTCCTTGGTAAATATCATCCGCACGGCGACTCGGCTGTGTATGAAACCATGGTCCGCATGGTGCAGGATTTCTCACTCCGCTACCCGCTGGTTGACGGTCAGGGCAACTTTGGCTCTGTTGACGGCGACTCCGCTGCAGCAATGAGATATACCGAAGCACGGCTTGCTAAAATTGCAGGTGAAATGCTCCGCGATCTGGAAAAGAACACCGTAAACTTTGCCCCCAACTTTGACGACACTCTGCAGGAACCAACCGTTCTTCCGTCATATTTGCCGAACCTTCTTGTTAACGGTTCAAGCGGTATCGCGGTCGGAATGGCTACCAATATTCCTCCGCATAATCTGAGTGAGGTGGTTGACGGTCTTATTGCGCTGATCAAGAATCCTGAGATTACCGGCGAAAAGCTGATGAAACATATCACCGCGCCTGACTTCCCCACCGGAGGTATAATCTTCGGTTACCAGGGCGTAAGGGATGCGTTCCTGACAGGACGCGGCAAGATTATCGTCCGCGCTAAAGCGAATATCGAAACCGCTAAAAACGGCAGAGAAAGCATCATCGTTACAGAGCTTCCGTATCAGGTGAATAAAGCCGCTCTGCAGGAAAAAATTGCGGAACTGGTTAAAGAAGGCAAAATTGAAGATATATCAGCGCTCAGAGATGAGTCTGACCGGGATGGTATGCGCGTGGTTATTGAACTGAAGCGCGATGCTCAGCCGGCTGTGGTTCTTAATCAGCTCTTTAAGCACACACAGATGCAGACAACCTTTGGCGTGATTATGCTTGCGCTGGTTAATGGCGTGCCTAAAGTGCTGACACTTAAGGAAATCATGCAGCACTTCCTTACCCACCGGATGGATATTCTCATCCGCCGTACAAAGTTTGACCTTGATGCCGCCGAGCGCAGAGCACATATCTTAGAAGGATATATCATCGCGCTTGATAACATTGATGAAGTTATCGAGACGATCAAGAAAAGCCGCGATGTTGACTCCGCTAAGAACAACCTCATGCGGAAGTTCAAGCTGTCCGAAATTCAGGCAAAAGCCATCCTGGATATGCGTCTGCAGCGGCTCACCGGCCTTGAAAGAAAGAAAATTGAAGATGAATACCGCGAAGTAATTAAACTCATCGAAAAACTGAGAGGCATTCTGGACAGCGAAGAGAAAAGGAATCTTATCATCAAAGAAGAACTGCTTGCGCTTAAAGAGCAGTACGGCGATGAAAGAAGAACCGAGATTATCTATGACTATACCGAATTCTCGCTTGAAGATGTAATCGCCGAAGAAGACGTGGTGGTCACTATCTCTCACAAAGGATTTATTAAGAGATTCCCCGTGAGCGGTTACCGCAAACAGGCGCGCGGAGGCAAGGGAGTTTCCGGAGCAGGCACCAAGGATGATGACTTTATTGAACACATGTTTGTCGCCAGCACGCACCAGTATATACTCTTCTTCACCGATAAAGGAAAGTGTTACTGGCTTAAGGTGCACGAAGTACCGGAAGGAGGACGTGCATCCCGCGGTAAATCGATCATCAACCTGATTGAAAAGGAAAAAGATGAACAGATAGCCGCTTTTGTAGCCGTGAAAGAGTTCAAGGATGACCAGTATCTCCTGATGGCAACAAAACAGGGCACCGTTAAGAAAACCGTGCTTTCAGCATACAGCAACGTCCGCAAGAGCGGTATTAATGCTATCAGTATTAATAACGGTGACAGTCTCATCGGCGTAAAACTCACTGACGGAAAGAGCGATATCGTTCTCGGCACACGCGAAGGTATGGCCATCCGCTTCCATGAGGATGACGTTCGCGATATGGGCAGAACTGCTACCGGCGTGCGCGGCATTACACTTGGTAAAAAGGATGAAGTTGTAGGTGTACTTGCAATCAAGCGCCAGGGCTCAGTGCTTGTGGTGACTGAAACCGGATTCGGAAAACGTTCCGATATAGCCGATTACCGCCTTACCAAACGCGGCGGCAAAGGCGTAACCACGGTTAAGATAACCGAAAAGACCGGCAAAATGATCACCATGATGGAAGTTTCCGATAACGAAGAACTGATGATCATCTCAACCGGCGGTATGGTTATACGCCAGAGCGTAAAAGAGCTCAGAGTAATGGGACGCAACACACAGGGCAACCGCCTTATCCGCCTTAAAGACGGAGATGCAATAGCGGACGTCTCAAAGATCGTTCCTGAAGATGATGACAATGCAATAGCATAA
- the gyrB gene encoding DNA topoisomerase (ATP-hydrolyzing) subunit B produces MSANKVEQEYSAKSINVLKGLEAVRKRPAMYIGDVGVRGLHHLINEVVDNSIDEALAGYCDTIKVTINDDGSVSVEDNGRGIPVDLHPEEKRSALEVVMTVLHAGGKFDKNSYKVSGGLHGVGVSVVNALSEWLVVEVKRDGKLYRQEYKRGEPKGAVKEVQTLKKQETGTKVTFKPDKEIFKVTKFKFDTVAERMRELAYLNKSITIVLKDMIEGDAETFHFKGGLVEFVKYIDETRTPLHKPVYVEGEKDGTPVEVSFQYNDGYSENIFSYVNNINTTEGGTHLVGFRTALTRTLNNYASKNNLVKDGKINLTGDDFREGLTAVISVKVMEPQFEGQTKTKLGNSETKSAVETLMNEKLAEYLEENPGVGKKIIEKVLKAAEAREAARRARDLARRKNALDSFDLPGKLADCSITDPEHCEIYIVEGDSAGGSAKQGRDRRFQAILPLKGKILNVEKAKLNKILENNEIRSIVAALGGGIGNDFSTEKLRYGKLILMTDADVDGSHIRTLLLTFLYRYMKEMIITGRVYIAQPPLYRIKKGKEEHYAFDDEERDTILKRLKDKNVEPDPVEEELEEEQPEMTAEEAARQVTSGGTLPKIKGINISRYKGLGEMNPEQLWATTMNPETRTLLQVSIENAAAADKLFETLMGDAVEPRREFIEKNAKYVRNLDI; encoded by the coding sequence ATGTCAGCAAATAAAGTTGAACAGGAATACAGTGCCAAAAGCATTAACGTGCTTAAAGGACTGGAAGCTGTGCGGAAAAGACCAGCAATGTATATCGGCGATGTCGGTGTGCGCGGTCTGCATCATCTTATAAATGAAGTAGTGGACAACAGTATTGACGAGGCTCTGGCCGGATACTGTGATACCATAAAAGTAACCATTAACGACGACGGATCAGTAAGCGTGGAAGATAACGGACGAGGCATTCCGGTTGATCTCCATCCTGAAGAAAAACGTTCCGCCCTCGAAGTTGTAATGACCGTACTCCATGCAGGCGGTAAGTTTGATAAAAACTCCTATAAGGTCTCAGGCGGTCTTCACGGCGTGGGTGTCTCCGTGGTGAATGCCCTCAGCGAGTGGCTGGTGGTTGAAGTTAAACGTGACGGAAAGCTTTACCGTCAGGAATATAAACGGGGTGAACCAAAGGGTGCCGTTAAAGAAGTACAGACACTCAAAAAACAGGAGACCGGAACAAAAGTTACGTTTAAGCCGGATAAGGAAATTTTTAAGGTAACCAAATTTAAGTTTGATACCGTTGCCGAAAGAATGCGCGAACTTGCGTATCTGAACAAGTCTATAACCATCGTGCTGAAAGATATGATTGAAGGGGATGCTGAAACATTCCACTTCAAAGGCGGACTGGTTGAATTCGTTAAATATATAGACGAAACCAGAACTCCGCTTCATAAGCCGGTTTATGTCGAAGGTGAAAAGGACGGAACTCCGGTTGAAGTTTCATTTCAGTATAACGACGGTTATTCAGAGAATATCTTCTCGTATGTAAATAACATCAATACCACCGAAGGAGGCACTCACTTAGTCGGTTTCAGAACGGCGCTCACCCGTACGCTGAATAACTATGCTTCCAAGAATAACCTTGTTAAAGACGGCAAGATTAACCTCACCGGAGATGATTTCCGCGAAGGTCTCACTGCAGTTATCTCCGTTAAAGTAATGGAACCGCAGTTTGAAGGCCAGACTAAAACCAAGCTCGGCAACAGCGAAACAAAATCAGCAGTTGAAACGCTGATGAATGAAAAGCTCGCCGAATATCTGGAAGAAAATCCGGGCGTCGGAAAAAAGATCATTGAAAAAGTTCTAAAGGCAGCTGAAGCACGCGAAGCAGCACGACGCGCGCGCGACCTTGCACGCCGGAAAAACGCGCTGGACAGCTTTGACCTCCCCGGTAAACTTGCTGACTGCTCAATAACCGACCCTGAGCACTGCGAAATATATATCGTTGAGGGAGACTCCGCGGGCGGTTCAGCCAAACAGGGACGTGACCGCCGGTTTCAGGCAATTCTTCCCCTTAAAGGCAAAATCCTTAATGTGGAAAAAGCTAAGCTGAATAAAATCCTGGAGAATAATGAAATCCGCTCAATTGTAGCTGCTCTCGGCGGCGGCATAGGAAACGATTTCTCCACAGAAAAGCTCCGTTACGGCAAACTGATCCTGATGACCGATGCTGACGTGGACGGCAGCCATATCCGCACGCTGCTTCTCACCTTCCTCTACCGCTACATGAAGGAGATGATTATCACGGGCAGGGTATATATAGCCCAGCCGCCTCTCTACCGCATTAAAAAAGGCAAGGAAGAGCATTACGCGTTTGACGATGAAGAACGCGATACCATCCTGAAGCGGCTTAAGGATAAAAACGTGGAGCCCGATCCGGTTGAGGAAGAACTGGAAGAAGAGCAGCCGGAAATGACGGCCGAAGAAGCAGCACGCCAGGTTACCTCGGGAGGAACCCTCCCGAAAATTAAGGGCATCAATATATCCCGCTATAAAGGCCTCGGCGAGATGAACCCTGAGCAGCTTTGGGCTACTACCATGAATCCGGAAACGCGTACTCTTCTGCAGGTCTCCATTGAAAACGCGGCTGCTGCTGACAAACTGTTTGAAACCCTGATGGGAGATGCAGTTGAACCGCGGCGCGAGTTCATTGAAAAGAACGCTAAGTACGTCCGCAATCTTGATATATAA
- a CDS encoding DUF721 domain-containing protein, giving the protein MKKIRTFDYLFRKAPEFGKINKAASEGEVLEKFHEIFTGYETIAVPVKIVKGILYIEVENAAWRNELKFRDEEIAAKINEYFGQPRVKKVIVTN; this is encoded by the coding sequence ATGAAAAAAATCAGGACATTTGATTACCTTTTCAGGAAAGCGCCTGAATTCGGTAAAATTAACAAAGCCGCATCAGAGGGGGAAGTTCTGGAAAAGTTCCACGAGATTTTTACCGGCTACGAAACCATAGCAGTGCCCGTGAAAATCGTGAAAGGCATTTTATATATCGAAGTTGAAAACGCGGCCTGGAGAAATGAACTCAAGTTCCGCGATGAAGAAATAGCGGCCAAGATTAACGAATACTTCGGGCAGCCCCGGGTAAAAAAAGTAATTGTAACGAATTAA
- a CDS encoding DNA replication/repair protein RecF, with translation MIVRRLTLHDFRIHQSTELEFSPKLNFIVGGNGQGKTSLIEAVYFLCTTKNYKGAPDSELLRFGQQGYTVHAAFEDVTLSNVHIRYLSSENKRMYIKDGKAVHRAADIIGTFPVVLLTPEDHALTQGAPADRRKFIDSVISQYSSVYLGNILEYAKLLKQRTYILNRIRENPARSLTAELDAYTEKLIMTGSAIIHQRNEFLSEFRSFVAEVYREIMGEEESPSMDYHFLGGSSSEDILSLFRQKIYARRDEEIRRGLNLTGPHRDDIGFTVNGNSLKSFCSQGQHKTFQVALRFAQFFYLKARSGKTPVFLLDDVFGELDAHRAGHISRYLTQVGQAIITMTDLSNTAYLREMNENRMFTVSSGRVTPG, from the coding sequence ATGATAGTCCGCCGTTTAACCCTGCACGACTTCCGCATTCATCAGTCAACTGAGCTGGAGTTTTCTCCGAAGCTCAATTTTATTGTGGGTGGCAACGGTCAGGGAAAAACCTCCCTGATCGAGGCAGTTTATTTTCTCTGCACAACCAAAAATTATAAAGGAGCGCCTGATTCCGAGCTCCTCCGGTTCGGCCAGCAGGGATATACCGTTCACGCGGCGTTTGAAGATGTAACCCTCAGCAATGTTCACATCCGCTACCTTTCGTCTGAAAATAAACGGATGTATATAAAAGACGGCAAAGCGGTGCACCGCGCGGCTGATATCATCGGCACCTTCCCGGTGGTTCTGCTTACGCCCGAAGATCATGCGCTCACGCAGGGTGCCCCGGCAGACAGACGCAAATTCATTGATTCGGTTATCTCCCAGTACAGTTCCGTTTATCTGGGCAATATCCTTGAATACGCCAAGCTGCTTAAACAGCGCACGTATATACTAAACCGGATCAGGGAAAATCCCGCGCGCAGTCTAACGGCAGAACTTGATGCCTATACGGAAAAACTGATCATGACCGGAAGCGCCATCATACATCAGCGGAACGAGTTCCTGAGTGAATTCCGGAGCTTTGTCGCGGAAGTTTACCGCGAGATTATGGGGGAGGAAGAATCTCCGTCTATGGATTATCATTTTCTTGGCGGTTCATCTTCTGAGGATATACTCTCTCTCTTCCGGCAGAAAATCTACGCAAGGAGGGATGAAGAGATAAGACGAGGGCTTAATCTGACAGGGCCGCACCGGGATGATATCGGATTTACCGTTAACGGAAACAGTCTGAAATCATTCTGTTCGCAGGGGCAGCATAAAACGTTTCAGGTTGCCCTGCGCTTTGCACAGTTTTTTTATTTAAAAGCGCGTTCGGGCAAAACACCGGTTTTTCTGCTGGATGACGTGTTTGGAGAACTTGACGCGCACCGAGCCGGACACATCAGCCGTTACCTCACACAGGTCGGGCAGGCAATCATTACGATGACGGATCTTTCAAATACTGCGTATCTGCGTGAAATGAATGAGAACAGAATGTTTACCGTCTCCTCCGGCAGAGTGACACCGGGGTAA